Proteins encoded in a region of the Scatophagus argus isolate fScaArg1 chromosome 1, fScaArg1.pri, whole genome shotgun sequence genome:
- the arntl1b gene encoding aryl hydrocarbon receptor nuclear translocator-like 1b isoform X2, whose translation MTSKFASQSTILISTSAGKNSKKLSLKRKGSSAVYLDCDDLQGYSMKSRRTHSQIEKRRRDKMNSFIDELASLLPTCNTKSGKLDKLSVLRMAVQHMKTIRGSSGNQYAEFKYKNVVLSDEELKHLLQREADGFLFVVNCDQGKILFVSESVYKILHYSQRDLIGQSLFDCLHPNDIVKVKEQLSSAVIVPREKSIDAKSPSVKTDINPSSVRLCSGMRRSFFCRMKCNRNVEDEDFSLRCSGKKNDHKGFCTIHSTGYIKRWRPTEVDLGENNELHHDGRSLGYLVAVGRLQLHTVSQPVHKHIKVRPMEFVSRHAIDGKFVFVDQRVTAILAYLPQELLGTSFYEYFHEDDIAHLAECHRQVLQLREKINTNCYKLKINDGPFIKVRSCWFSYANPWTKEVEYIVSVNTVVTPSVARPENSYHLSAASLPTVTTVLMPGERKLGPRTVPGIPGGTRAGAGKIGQKTVEEIQGVSFF comes from the exons ATGACGAGCAAGTTCGCGTCTCAATCAACCATCCTAATCAGTACCTCCGCTGGTAAGAACAGCAAAAAGCTCTCTCTCAAAAGGAAAGGAAGCTCCGCTGTGTACCT ggaCTGTGATGACCTGCAAGGCTACAGTATGAAATCCAG GAGGACTCACAGTCAGATAGAGAAGAGACGCAGGGACAAGATGAACAGCTTCATAGATGAGCTGGCATCATTATTGCCTACATGCAACACTAAATCAGGCAAATTGGACAAACTCTCAGTCCTGCGTATGGCAGTccaacacatgaaaacaatacGAG GCTCTTCTGGTAACCAGTATGCtgaatttaaatacaaaaatgtggTCTTATCAGATGAGGAGCTAAAACATTTACTACAGAGG GAAGCTGATGGCTTTCTGTTCGTTGTTAACTGTGATCAAGggaaaatattgtttgtttctgaatcaGTGTACAAGATCCTACACTATAGCCAG AGGGACCTGATCGGCCAGAGTCTGTTTGATTGCCTGCACCCTAACGACATTGTCAAAGTCAAGGAGCAGCTGTCCTCTGCTGTTATCGTGCCACGAGAGAAGAGCATTGACGCAAAAA GTCCTTCAGTGAAGACAGATATCAACCCAAGTTCTGTAAGACTTTGTTCTGGGATGAGACGCTCATTTTTCTGCAGGATGAAGTGCAATCGTAATGTGGAAGATGAAGATTTTTCATTGAGATGctcggggaaaaaaaatg ATCATAAGGGCTTCTGCACAATTCACAGCACTGGTTACATAAAAAGATGGCGCCCCACCGAGGTGGATTTGGGTGAAAATAATGAGTTGCACCATGATGGAAGAAGCTTAGGCTATCTGGTGGCTGTTGGTCGGCTGCAGCTCCACACTGTTTCTCAGCCTGTGCACAAGCACATCAAGGTCAGGCCCATGGAGTTTGTTTCACGTCATGCAATTGATGGGAAGTTTGTCTTTGTAGATCAAAG ggTCACTGCCATTTTGGCTTATTTGCCTCAAGAACTGCTGGGAACTTCATTTTATGAATACTTTCATGAAGATGATATTGCTCACTTGGCAGAATGTCACAGGCAAG TGCTGCAGCTGAGAGAGAAGATCAATACAAACTGCtacaagttaaaaataaatgatgggCCCTTCATCAAAGTAAGAAGCTGCTGGTTCAGTTATGCAAACCCCTGGACCAAAGAGGTGGAGTACATTGTCTCTGTCAATACTGTAGTCAC TCCTTCAGTAGCCAGACCTGAGAACAGTTATCATTTGTCTGCTGCCTCCCTGCCCACAGTGACCACTGTACTGATGCCAG GTGAACGAAAACTGGGTCCCCGAACAGTGCCTGGAATTCCTGGTGGGACAAGGGCAGGCGCTGGGAAGATTGGGCAAAAGACTGTAGAGGAAATCCAAGGTGTTTCATTCTTCTGA
- the arntl1b gene encoding aryl hydrocarbon receptor nuclear translocator-like 1b isoform X1: MTSKFASQSTILISTSAGKNSKKLSLKRKGSSAVYLDCDDLQGYSMKSRRTHSQIEKRRRDKMNSFIDELASLLPTCNTKSGKLDKLSVLRMAVQHMKTIRGSSGNQYAEFKYKNVVLSDEELKHLLQREADGFLFVVNCDQGKILFVSESVYKILHYSQRDLIGQSLFDCLHPNDIVKVKEQLSSAVIVPREKSIDAKSPSVKTDINPSSVRLCSGMRRSFFCRMKCNRNVEDEDFSLRCSGKKNADHKGFCTIHSTGYIKRWRPTEVDLGENNELHHDGRSLGYLVAVGRLQLHTVSQPVHKHIKVRPMEFVSRHAIDGKFVFVDQRVTAILAYLPQELLGTSFYEYFHEDDIAHLAECHRQVLQLREKINTNCYKLKINDGPFIKVRSCWFSYANPWTKEVEYIVSVNTVVTPSVARPENSYHLSAASLPTVTTVLMPGERKLGPRTVPGIPGGTRAGAGKIGQKTVEEIQGVSFF; encoded by the exons ATGACGAGCAAGTTCGCGTCTCAATCAACCATCCTAATCAGTACCTCCGCTGGTAAGAACAGCAAAAAGCTCTCTCTCAAAAGGAAAGGAAGCTCCGCTGTGTACCT ggaCTGTGATGACCTGCAAGGCTACAGTATGAAATCCAG GAGGACTCACAGTCAGATAGAGAAGAGACGCAGGGACAAGATGAACAGCTTCATAGATGAGCTGGCATCATTATTGCCTACATGCAACACTAAATCAGGCAAATTGGACAAACTCTCAGTCCTGCGTATGGCAGTccaacacatgaaaacaatacGAG GCTCTTCTGGTAACCAGTATGCtgaatttaaatacaaaaatgtggTCTTATCAGATGAGGAGCTAAAACATTTACTACAGAGG GAAGCTGATGGCTTTCTGTTCGTTGTTAACTGTGATCAAGggaaaatattgtttgtttctgaatcaGTGTACAAGATCCTACACTATAGCCAG AGGGACCTGATCGGCCAGAGTCTGTTTGATTGCCTGCACCCTAACGACATTGTCAAAGTCAAGGAGCAGCTGTCCTCTGCTGTTATCGTGCCACGAGAGAAGAGCATTGACGCAAAAA GTCCTTCAGTGAAGACAGATATCAACCCAAGTTCTGTAAGACTTTGTTCTGGGATGAGACGCTCATTTTTCTGCAGGATGAAGTGCAATCGTAATGTGGAAGATGAAGATTTTTCATTGAGATGctcggggaaaaaaaatg CAGATCATAAGGGCTTCTGCACAATTCACAGCACTGGTTACATAAAAAGATGGCGCCCCACCGAGGTGGATTTGGGTGAAAATAATGAGTTGCACCATGATGGAAGAAGCTTAGGCTATCTGGTGGCTGTTGGTCGGCTGCAGCTCCACACTGTTTCTCAGCCTGTGCACAAGCACATCAAGGTCAGGCCCATGGAGTTTGTTTCACGTCATGCAATTGATGGGAAGTTTGTCTTTGTAGATCAAAG ggTCACTGCCATTTTGGCTTATTTGCCTCAAGAACTGCTGGGAACTTCATTTTATGAATACTTTCATGAAGATGATATTGCTCACTTGGCAGAATGTCACAGGCAAG TGCTGCAGCTGAGAGAGAAGATCAATACAAACTGCtacaagttaaaaataaatgatgggCCCTTCATCAAAGTAAGAAGCTGCTGGTTCAGTTATGCAAACCCCTGGACCAAAGAGGTGGAGTACATTGTCTCTGTCAATACTGTAGTCAC TCCTTCAGTAGCCAGACCTGAGAACAGTTATCATTTGTCTGCTGCCTCCCTGCCCACAGTGACCACTGTACTGATGCCAG GTGAACGAAAACTGGGTCCCCGAACAGTGCCTGGAATTCCTGGTGGGACAAGGGCAGGCGCTGGGAAGATTGGGCAAAAGACTGTAGAGGAAATCCAAGGTGTTTCATTCTTCTGA
- the btbd10b gene encoding BTB/POZ domain-containing protein 10 isoform X2, which yields MAARLQSYDSNSSDTENWDRKTTSRPRKLCKHSSSQARASRVEAEQRKMSLHGASGGCDRSRDRRRSSDRSRDSSHEREGQLTPCIRNITSPTRQHNNDRERDGGPSSRPSSPRPQRISPSGSSSSGVVSSRNSSLSSTEGTFKSLGVGEMVFVYENPKEGGASATVGNRNIRTSERVTLIVDNTRFVVDPSIFTAQPNTMLGRMFGSGREHNFTRPNEKGEYEVAEGISSTVFRAILDYYKSGIIRCPDGISIPELREACDYLCISFDYSTIKCRDLSALMHELSNDGARRQFEFYLEEMVLPLMVASAQSGERECHIVVLTDDDVVDWDEEYPPQMGEEYSQIIYSTKLYRFFKYIENRDVAKSVLKERGLKKIRLGIEGYPTYKEKVKKRPGGRPEVIYNYVQRPFIRMSWEKEEGKSRHVDFQCVKSKSITNLAAAAADIPQDQLVVMHPGPQVDELDILPNHPPSGNHYSNNYSNEPDPDAPSPAV from the exons ATGGCAGCGCGTCTGCAGTCATATGACAGTAACTCCAGTGACACCGAAAACTGGGATCGAAAAACAACAAGCCGACCTCGCAAACTCTGCAAGCATTCGAG CAGTCAGGCCCGAGCATCTCGAGTGGAGGCCGAACAGAGGAAGATGAGCCTGCATGGTGCCAGTGGAGGCTGTGACCGTTCACGTGACCGCCGCCGCTCCAGCGATCGCTCCAGGGACTCCTCGCATGAGAGAGAAGGCCAGCTCACCCCCTGCATTCGCAACATCACCTCACCCACCCGCCAACACAACAACG ACCGTGAACGAGATGGCGGTCCATCATCGAGGCCCAGTAGTCCACGGCCTCAGAGGATCTCTCCCAGTGGATCCAGCAGCAGCGGGGTGGTGAGCAGTCGCAACAGTAGCCTGTCCAGTACCGAAGGCACCTTCAAAAGCTTGGGAGTTGGAGAAATGGTTTTTGTCTATGAGAATCCCAAGGAGGGAGGAGCGAGTGCCACTGTCGGAAACCGAAACATTAGGACCTCAGAAAGAGTTACTCTTATTGTAGACAACACACGCTTTGTAGTAGATCCTTCCATCTTCACTGCGCAACCCAATACAATGTTGGGCAG AATGTTTGGATCTGGAAGAGAACATAATTTCACACGACCCAACGAGAAGGGGGAGTATGAAGTGGCTGAGGGCATTAGCTCAACAGTTTTCCGAGCAATTCTG GATTACTACAAATCTGGGATAATCCGCTGTCCTGATGGAATCTCCATCCCCGAGTTGCGGGAAGCGTGTGACTATCTATGCATCTCCTTTGACTACAGTACCATCAAATGCAGAGACCTCA GTGCCCTGATGCATGAGCTGTCCAACGATGGAGCTCGGCGACAATTTGAGTTTTACCTGGAGGAGATGGTTCTGCCTTTGATGGTGGCCAGTGCGCAGAGCGGAGAGAGGGAATGTCACATTGTAGTCCTTACCGATGATGATGTGGTTGACTGGGACGAAGAATATCCACCGCAAATGGGAGAAGAGTATTCACAGA TCATCTACAGCACAAAACTGTACAGATTCTTCAAGTATATCGAGAACCGAGATGTTGCCAAATCAGTTTTAAAGGAGAGAGGattaaagaaaataagactGGGCATTGAAG GCTACCCTACATATAAAGAGAAAGTCAAAAAACGACCAGGAGGTCGCCCAGAGGTCATTTACAACTACGTCCAGAGGCCCTTCATCCGCATGTCCTGGGAGAAGGAAGAGGGCAAAAGCCGCCATGTGGATTTCCAGTGTGTTAAGTCCAAGTCCATCACTAACCtggcagcagcggcagcagacATCCCACAGGACCAGCTGGTGGTGATGCACCCTGGTCCCCAAGTGGATGAACTGGACATCCTGCCTAACCACCCACCTAGTGGGAATCACTACAGCAACAACTACAGCAACGAGCCTGATCCTGATGCACCTTCACCTGCTGTCTGA
- the btbd10b gene encoding BTB/POZ domain-containing protein 10 isoform X1: MAARLQSYDSNSSDTENWDRKTTSRPRKLCKHSSSSQARASRVEAEQRKMSLHGASGGCDRSRDRRRSSDRSRDSSHEREGQLTPCIRNITSPTRQHNNDRERDGGPSSRPSSPRPQRISPSGSSSSGVVSSRNSSLSSTEGTFKSLGVGEMVFVYENPKEGGASATVGNRNIRTSERVTLIVDNTRFVVDPSIFTAQPNTMLGRMFGSGREHNFTRPNEKGEYEVAEGISSTVFRAILDYYKSGIIRCPDGISIPELREACDYLCISFDYSTIKCRDLSALMHELSNDGARRQFEFYLEEMVLPLMVASAQSGERECHIVVLTDDDVVDWDEEYPPQMGEEYSQIIYSTKLYRFFKYIENRDVAKSVLKERGLKKIRLGIEGYPTYKEKVKKRPGGRPEVIYNYVQRPFIRMSWEKEEGKSRHVDFQCVKSKSITNLAAAAADIPQDQLVVMHPGPQVDELDILPNHPPSGNHYSNNYSNEPDPDAPSPAV; this comes from the exons ATGGCAGCGCGTCTGCAGTCATATGACAGTAACTCCAGTGACACCGAAAACTGGGATCGAAAAACAACAAGCCGACCTCGCAAACTCTGCAAGCATTCGAG CAGCAGTCAGGCCCGAGCATCTCGAGTGGAGGCCGAACAGAGGAAGATGAGCCTGCATGGTGCCAGTGGAGGCTGTGACCGTTCACGTGACCGCCGCCGCTCCAGCGATCGCTCCAGGGACTCCTCGCATGAGAGAGAAGGCCAGCTCACCCCCTGCATTCGCAACATCACCTCACCCACCCGCCAACACAACAACG ACCGTGAACGAGATGGCGGTCCATCATCGAGGCCCAGTAGTCCACGGCCTCAGAGGATCTCTCCCAGTGGATCCAGCAGCAGCGGGGTGGTGAGCAGTCGCAACAGTAGCCTGTCCAGTACCGAAGGCACCTTCAAAAGCTTGGGAGTTGGAGAAATGGTTTTTGTCTATGAGAATCCCAAGGAGGGAGGAGCGAGTGCCACTGTCGGAAACCGAAACATTAGGACCTCAGAAAGAGTTACTCTTATTGTAGACAACACACGCTTTGTAGTAGATCCTTCCATCTTCACTGCGCAACCCAATACAATGTTGGGCAG AATGTTTGGATCTGGAAGAGAACATAATTTCACACGACCCAACGAGAAGGGGGAGTATGAAGTGGCTGAGGGCATTAGCTCAACAGTTTTCCGAGCAATTCTG GATTACTACAAATCTGGGATAATCCGCTGTCCTGATGGAATCTCCATCCCCGAGTTGCGGGAAGCGTGTGACTATCTATGCATCTCCTTTGACTACAGTACCATCAAATGCAGAGACCTCA GTGCCCTGATGCATGAGCTGTCCAACGATGGAGCTCGGCGACAATTTGAGTTTTACCTGGAGGAGATGGTTCTGCCTTTGATGGTGGCCAGTGCGCAGAGCGGAGAGAGGGAATGTCACATTGTAGTCCTTACCGATGATGATGTGGTTGACTGGGACGAAGAATATCCACCGCAAATGGGAGAAGAGTATTCACAGA TCATCTACAGCACAAAACTGTACAGATTCTTCAAGTATATCGAGAACCGAGATGTTGCCAAATCAGTTTTAAAGGAGAGAGGattaaagaaaataagactGGGCATTGAAG GCTACCCTACATATAAAGAGAAAGTCAAAAAACGACCAGGAGGTCGCCCAGAGGTCATTTACAACTACGTCCAGAGGCCCTTCATCCGCATGTCCTGGGAGAAGGAAGAGGGCAAAAGCCGCCATGTGGATTTCCAGTGTGTTAAGTCCAAGTCCATCACTAACCtggcagcagcggcagcagacATCCCACAGGACCAGCTGGTGGTGATGCACCCTGGTCCCCAAGTGGATGAACTGGACATCCTGCCTAACCACCCACCTAGTGGGAATCACTACAGCAACAACTACAGCAACGAGCCTGATCCTGATGCACCTTCACCTGCTGTCTGA
- the btbd10b gene encoding BTB/POZ domain-containing protein 10 isoform X3: MSLHGASGGCDRSRDRRRSSDRSRDSSHEREGQLTPCIRNITSPTRQHNNDRERDGGPSSRPSSPRPQRISPSGSSSSGVVSSRNSSLSSTEGTFKSLGVGEMVFVYENPKEGGASATVGNRNIRTSERVTLIVDNTRFVVDPSIFTAQPNTMLGRMFGSGREHNFTRPNEKGEYEVAEGISSTVFRAILDYYKSGIIRCPDGISIPELREACDYLCISFDYSTIKCRDLSALMHELSNDGARRQFEFYLEEMVLPLMVASAQSGERECHIVVLTDDDVVDWDEEYPPQMGEEYSQIIYSTKLYRFFKYIENRDVAKSVLKERGLKKIRLGIEGYPTYKEKVKKRPGGRPEVIYNYVQRPFIRMSWEKEEGKSRHVDFQCVKSKSITNLAAAAADIPQDQLVVMHPGPQVDELDILPNHPPSGNHYSNNYSNEPDPDAPSPAV, encoded by the exons ATGAGCCTGCATGGTGCCAGTGGAGGCTGTGACCGTTCACGTGACCGCCGCCGCTCCAGCGATCGCTCCAGGGACTCCTCGCATGAGAGAGAAGGCCAGCTCACCCCCTGCATTCGCAACATCACCTCACCCACCCGCCAACACAACAACG ACCGTGAACGAGATGGCGGTCCATCATCGAGGCCCAGTAGTCCACGGCCTCAGAGGATCTCTCCCAGTGGATCCAGCAGCAGCGGGGTGGTGAGCAGTCGCAACAGTAGCCTGTCCAGTACCGAAGGCACCTTCAAAAGCTTGGGAGTTGGAGAAATGGTTTTTGTCTATGAGAATCCCAAGGAGGGAGGAGCGAGTGCCACTGTCGGAAACCGAAACATTAGGACCTCAGAAAGAGTTACTCTTATTGTAGACAACACACGCTTTGTAGTAGATCCTTCCATCTTCACTGCGCAACCCAATACAATGTTGGGCAG AATGTTTGGATCTGGAAGAGAACATAATTTCACACGACCCAACGAGAAGGGGGAGTATGAAGTGGCTGAGGGCATTAGCTCAACAGTTTTCCGAGCAATTCTG GATTACTACAAATCTGGGATAATCCGCTGTCCTGATGGAATCTCCATCCCCGAGTTGCGGGAAGCGTGTGACTATCTATGCATCTCCTTTGACTACAGTACCATCAAATGCAGAGACCTCA GTGCCCTGATGCATGAGCTGTCCAACGATGGAGCTCGGCGACAATTTGAGTTTTACCTGGAGGAGATGGTTCTGCCTTTGATGGTGGCCAGTGCGCAGAGCGGAGAGAGGGAATGTCACATTGTAGTCCTTACCGATGATGATGTGGTTGACTGGGACGAAGAATATCCACCGCAAATGGGAGAAGAGTATTCACAGA TCATCTACAGCACAAAACTGTACAGATTCTTCAAGTATATCGAGAACCGAGATGTTGCCAAATCAGTTTTAAAGGAGAGAGGattaaagaaaataagactGGGCATTGAAG GCTACCCTACATATAAAGAGAAAGTCAAAAAACGACCAGGAGGTCGCCCAGAGGTCATTTACAACTACGTCCAGAGGCCCTTCATCCGCATGTCCTGGGAGAAGGAAGAGGGCAAAAGCCGCCATGTGGATTTCCAGTGTGTTAAGTCCAAGTCCATCACTAACCtggcagcagcggcagcagacATCCCACAGGACCAGCTGGTGGTGATGCACCCTGGTCCCCAAGTGGATGAACTGGACATCCTGCCTAACCACCCACCTAGTGGGAATCACTACAGCAACAACTACAGCAACGAGCCTGATCCTGATGCACCTTCACCTGCTGTCTGA